The Mixophyes fleayi isolate aMixFle1 chromosome 9, aMixFle1.hap1, whole genome shotgun sequence DNA window cagacagaagtggtcatgggttgccgacccctgcactAAAGTAAAGATCGGAGAATTTATAATCTAAAGtatgggcagcatgatggctcagtggttagcacttctgcctcacagcactggggtcatgagttcgatttctgaccatggccttatctgtgtggagtttgtatgttctccccgtgtttgcgtgggtttcctgcaggtgctccggtttcctcccacacttcaaaaacatactggtaggttaattggctgctatcaaattgaccctagtctctctctctgtctctgtgtgtatattagagaatttagactgtaagccccaatggggcagggaccgatgtgaacgagttctctgtacagcgctgcggaattagtggcgctatataaataaatgatgatgatgataaagtaaaGATCAGAGGATTCATAATCTAAAGTAAACATCTAATTGGTTTACAGCAGCCCTGCAGTGAGAGCTCCCAGGACACAGACAATGTGAGTGGGGAGATGAGCAGTTATCACATGTAAAGAGATATGTAATAAATACATCAATAATCACAGCTCTGTGTATTCAAATGTATCTGCAGTTATAGGAAAAGCATCAATTAGTGGTGTGCTAAACagtaaaagttatgttttttgtTATATTGATGCTGATATCCCTTTAATTCAAATTAAGTTTTAGCGTGTATGGTAAATTAAAGTTTGTAATTAATGCAATTGTCACCCGTTCCCATGTTATACGCTCCTTTTTTTCACTCTCCTTTTGTTTATTGCTGCAAGTGTTGAGTACAGTAGTTTGTGCTTTAATAATCTGGAAGTTGCATAATCCCATCCGTACAGTTTATTGCACTGTATGTTTGCTCTgtctattattttatatgaacACACCTATATACAAGGGCGGGATTACCATAGGTACAGCCGGTGTGGGGCCACCTTCCCTGTCTGCCATGTCTATATGGGGCCCCCATATGTCTAATTACACCAATGACTTTACAGCGTTTTGGCTTTTTTTCATGTCTAATATGTTTGCATGGCTGGGAAAGCAGCTTGCTgtgtttcttttttccttttttttttgtattttacttgAAGTTTTGGGTGTTTTTAGACTTTCTTGaagttagatttttatttttttattttttttttaacaccaacTTTTACTGGCCCCCTGAAATGCACGATGGGGATTTGACTCTACCTCTAATGTATTAAAATGAGCTGTATTGCGTTCAGCCAGAGGAAACTCTTTGTAAGGAAAGGGACATTGTATTAGAATTGATGGTTTTATTTACtgcatttatacactgtacatttTGTCTTGTGTTATTATTTTACCTCTGTCTTATCCGCCACCTGATGACTTATTTGGCCCAGTAATACTGCATTATAATGATTTATCTGTTTCTCTTCTCCAGGCCTTACAGGAATGAAGAACATTGGTAATTCCTGTTACATGAATGCAGCCCTACAAGCTCTCTCTAACTGGTAAGTAACCGTCTAATCCACATGCTGTTTGTTAGCTTTGGTTCAGCACGTTGCCTGGTAAAACTTGTACTGACGGTTAACCTGTTCCTCCCTGTAGTCCTCCATTGACCCAGTTCTTTTTAGAATGCGGTGGCCTTGTACGGACAGACAAGAAGCCGGCACTGTGTAAGAGTTACCAGAAACTGATCTCCGAGCTATGGCACAAGAAGCGGTAAGGACATTCACCCGTCCTGGTTAGACTTTAGGTGGCTACACTGGGTGATTTTGTCGGCCAATATAAATACAATCGGGCTAAAACCGATGTTTTGTGATCTTCCGTGAAATACATTTGGCTTTCTGTCGTTTCTCGATAAAAATGTGATCACTTGATGAACTTGGTCGTTATGCTTTTACGGTCAACCATAAAATGGTTGGATCTGCGCCAATCCGGTAGTTTGGTGAGTTAGACAATGTGGTGTTAAAGGATCTCTTTAGGTAGATTTCTTTATGACATGTACTGGATAATAATTGTATCTCCTGTTCAGCCCTAGTTACGTGGTGCCCTCCAGCCTCTCCCATGGGATCAAGCTGGTCAATCCCTTGTTCCGAGGGTATGCCCAACAGGTGGGTCACAAAATTTGGTCTCACTTCAGTAATAAAAgaagaattccacccaaaactggtGCTAATAAACAGGGTATCTCACCCACGTAGTTGTGTTTCACAGGACACACAGGAGTTCCTCCGTTGTCTCATGGACCAGTTGCATGAAGAGCTGAAGGAGCCCATACCGTCTTATAACCAGGAAGAGGACGAGAGGGAAGAGCCGCGAGAGATTGAGCGAGGAACCACAGAGGATGACTTCCTGTCATGTGAATCCGGAGGAGAAATGGGTGACGGAGAAGGGGGAGGAGGGGTGGGTTCGTTGGCTGAGATGGAGCTGTTGATCCGAGAAGAAGCTGGAAGGTCCATCTCCGAGAAGGAAAAATTGAAGGAGAGAAGACTGTCGTATTGTCACCGCAGAACCAGCTCTGAACAGGCAGATGAGGACGCAGATGTAGACACTGCAATGATACCAGGTGAAACAGCCGTATAACATGTCTCATTATGATATAGAACCTTTTTTAGGTTCTACATCTTGTTTGTAAAGGTTACACTTAAACCTGGGGGTGCTTTATTTTGCTAAAGTATTGCTTGTTAATGCAAAGCATGCAGGTGTGATGTCATTATTCAATGTGGCCACTAAGTGGCACTATTGTAGTTGTATCTATAGATGTTCAGTGATTTGTCTGCACAGCAACCAATCTGGCTGCATGGAATTAAAGGTAAACTTTGCAGAGGAACAATACTGTTTGCATTTTGCATACACCCATTTGTTAGATGGAATATTCATAGTAATTAAGGTGAATGTACATCCCACGTACAATTGGGTTGTATAGTGACTTTAACGTGTTGATACCTAGCACTTAATAGGAGATTTTGGGGAGTGGATGTAAGAATGTATTTGGActaagaaggttacagtaattaaTTAGAGGGCATTTGTTAGAATGCAGATTAGCGAATTAAATTGTGTGTGTTGTACTCACTGTTGGGAGTTTTGTATAAGTGCATTCATGTCCACAAACTGAGTACATGCACAACTACAAGTCATGTGATCAGCTAGGGCAGCCAATGAGCATGTGGGGGGAGCTCTGATctattttttccttttctcttccGCCCCCCAGAGCCTGACAATGAGGCCTACATGCACTGCTCCTCCCGGCCCTGCAGCCCGCACCTTACCGACTCGCACCCTAAACTCTCCACCAGCCCACCTCGTTCCAGCCCCTTACGCTCGGCACACTCGTATGTCTTAAAGAAAGGTAAGTGGGCAAAATAAGACCCAAAGTCTAGTTCGGCCGACATAACCGGGCTCATTTGCTAACATTTGATTTAAGGGCAAAGATTGCTTTCAaccaatagcagccaatcagacactGGCTTTCATTGTGTGACTTGCTCTAGACAGCAGCtagttgctgattggttgctgtagttcAGTGCATGTTTTCACCATGGCCGAAGTGGTGGCTGGTGGCGTCTTGGAAAGGGCTGACTGAGCAGTAGCCTTCTCCAGTAGCCAACGCAGGGATCAATGTCATCCGTTAGCCACACTTGACCAGGCTGAGTCCCTTTTAGTGTCTCTGTTGGCTTTTGCTGTAGAGGCCACATATGTAGTCCAGCATAAAATTGTGCAGATGGCTCTATTTTCAGTGCACATTGTGCTAGATAAACCTTGACCCTGAGCCCATTTAAACACTgttctctgtgtgtctgtatttagctGCCAGATCACTACGTTCCCCAGCAATGTCATTTCCTGTCTCTTCAATTATTTGTTCACTACTTGCCCTGTACCAGACGGATGAGTCAGACCATTGTCCCCTGTTTAAACCTTCCCACTCCTTGAATCACAGCGTGACCCTGTGCCATCTGTACCTGTCGTCTACTGATTTCCCTTCGTTTTCTAATTACCATATTTACAACATTGCTAATAAAGGGATTCTGGGAAAGAGGAAGCAAATATCGGAACTGTACTAAATCAAGTGCACTGCAAGCAGACTTACTAGCATAGAAACTTGGTAAAAcctataacaatttatttttgcagttatcgctgtatttatattaaacaaatataaagggaaaataaaaactataaagtTACAGTCcctttaatttaaacttttttagcAAAACCTCAGTGGCCATTCAGGGTAAATATTGTATTCATCTTCATGCGtcatatgaataaaataaatatttgtgttcaGTTGTTCTTTAAGTCTGCAAGGGGATTTTTGTTCTAAATCATTTTATAAAAGCTTTAGCAGATTATTTATGCCTTAAGCCCAAAATGGGCTCTCGGTCTTAGCTGCTCCGAGTAGCGTTATTGGGTTATTTTTTCGCTTTGTTTTTAGCGCAAGTCCTGAGCGGAGGGAAACGCCGATCTGAGGTCAAATATCGCAGCGTCATATCCGATATCTTTGACGGGTCCATTCTAAGCTTGGTACAGTGTCTAACATGTGATCGGGTATGTTTCCGAGCTTTGCTCGTGGTATTTCGTGGTCTGGCGTTGTACAGTCACACTGTAACTTTAACATAAAGTGACCCACGTTTTATATTTGGGACAGGTGTCCACCACCATTGAGACCTTTCAGGACTTGTCGCTGCCTATCCCAGGAAAGGAGGATCTGGCAAAGCTTCACTCCACCATTCATCAAAGTGCTGTCTCCAAACCAGGCACCTGCGGAGAGAACTATAACTCCCAGGGGTGGCTGACCTTCCTGATGGACTATATCCGCAGGTACCCGCTCCGTCAAGTTCAATATAAGTATCCGTTCCACCAATtagtcattttattttactttattgttcTAAACAGAGAGTGAGTGTGTTATTAGTTATAATCTGACAGATATGACCATTTCTTTAGTATTTGTTAGGCAGGTATATTTCTCCCAATTGGAGGACGCAGATAATCAGGTTTAATATCCGCCTTTAATAGGTAGGACACTTTAAGAAACAGGTTGCACTCTTGTACATCTCTCattcaatttgtttgttttattatacaGATGGGTAATGCTTCTTGCTCTGCAATAAAGTCATTTATATTTCTACTGTAATGATTTGTAGATGGAATTTTTATCTCTGACATGTTCGCCCCAATGTTAGGACCTTCTCATTATCTACCGACAAGCAGAATTTGTAGCGTGGCGTCTTATTTGATTCTCAGTTTATAGCTGcagcaccacattttaaattgattttccaGTTAAAATTTTATTAACCCGTTGCCCACAACAGCACTTTGATGGGGTTCCGTCCCCTTGGACTGCTGCAGTTTGCTTAATTAAACAAGTTTCCAGTGATTCTGGAGAATAGGGATCTCTGCTGGTCAATCTAGTAGGAGGGAGGGATCTGATTCGGACTGGGATCCTGCTCAAATTAGCAAACGGAGTGTTTTCCAGTAGAGGGACCCCCagcaaactactagtagtatgtatgtgtgtgtgcacgcGCATTGTGTTAACCATAACGACAACATCCGTATGACCTGGCACCCCTTGTGTGTTTCTGGGTGTCCCCCCTCTCAGGTTTGTGGTCTCCTGCATTCCAAGTTGGTTCTGGGGTCCGATAGTCACACTGGAGGACTGCCTTGCTGCTTTCTTTGCTGCTGACGAATTAAAAGGTAAGACACATACGTTTCTCATTTTATCAACAGCAAAATCAGGATAGCATTGGTAATTTACCATAACACATATTAATTGCTTTGTTTAGGTAAGTCGTCGGCACTGTGGCTGGTTTTGGTGTAGATTAGAAGACGCTTATAGGCTGTGTCGCAGGGAGGTCcaatgcagggccgtaactagggctgtgcgacaggggcgaccgtccagggcgcaacgctgaaagggggggggggcgcaatttaggaatattttaggttcattttgctaaaattgagggctaggggggcggcatttgtctttctcaccccaggcgctagaattctaagttacggctctgttccAATGTATTAACATGAAGTTTGTACTCCTCTACAAGGACGCGTGACCACACTTGGCTGGTGGATCGGTCAAAACGTTGTGTCAAAAAAATTGGAATCGCCTGCAACAAACCTCTCTACATTGACATCGTTTTGGCACCTGGGTTGTTCATATAATATGGTGAAGAGTAGCTGTGTATAAGTAGTCACTATCTTAGTTTAGATTTTACCGGGTAATAGAGAAAAAGctattgggcctgattcgttaaggaaagttaagcaaaaaattgagtaagttttcttacttaagtgttctgggcaaaaccatgttacagtgcaatcTAGTTTATTAGTTTTGCATAtaagatatatactgtctgttttttcatgtagcacacaaatacttgatagcttatatgtacactgaagtttaaagttgatctaggacatgtcctaccccaactataaatctgtccctacattttatatttacctcccccctccgatgcaacatggttttgccctacttacttacttttgctgaactttccttaatgaatcaggctcattgtcaTTAAATGCCTCATATTTTTTTGGATGTATTATCTACatcttattaatatataatataataattaatatattaatatatcataGACATCATGTACATAATAATAGGTTATATAGGCCGCCTGTTTTCTGAAGAAGTGTAAACTGAAACAAATATTGtttctaaaatattaatattattagtacTACAGTAGtagtaatatttatatatcaccagcaTACTCCATTGTGCTTTCCATTTAATCTTTTTGTCAATTTGTTATTCTGTATTATTGCCCTAACCTTTATGTATGACAAGTTATATATCGCTTGAATTTGCACATATTTCACAGTTCCTGCCactgaactacatctcccagactCCCCTCCGTCAGTGTCTATTGGTGGCTACTAGTTGGCATTATGGGAAATGAAGTTTAGAAGCCTggggttaatttatcaagctgcgggtttgaaaagtggaaatgttgcctataacaaccaatcagattctagctgtcattttgtagaatgcactaaataaatgataactagaatctgattggttgctataggcaacatctccactttttcaaatccacagcttgatatatttacccccacgcctttaaacatttttttatgtctCAACTAAGGTCATATTTTTCTCTCTCCTCATATGTTTCTTCCTAGGTGATAACATGTATAGCTGTGAGCGCTGTAAAAAGTAAgtgctgtatgtgtgtgtataatatacaataatatatatataatattagaaaCAGAGAGACCATTATTTGCTTTTCAATTCTTTTAGGCTGCGCAATGGAGTAAAATATTGTAAAGTTTTACGGCTGCCGGAGGTAAGTTCTCCTCTTCCTGTCACTTTTCCATGTTATCTGACTGtgctacttcatcatcatcatcatcatcatcataatcatgttatttatatagcgccactaattccgcagcgctctacagagaactcgctcacatcagtccctgccccattggagtctaaCGTTTTGCTTGAAAAGATGCTAGCTTCCTGAGCGTACCCACTCGTATGGTTAGCACGGGAAGTGCCTTCATCAGTGTTCCCCATAGGATATCAGAAAAAGTGTCCTAACGTGCACAATTAAATGTTGTCAAACTTTtcgatttatttcataatttacaTTCCGTTAAGTCTGTTCTGTAGATGAGGATTCAGTCTGTTCATGGAGTTCAGGAGATTTGTGCTATCCTTATAAAGCAATGTGCGCCACACAGAGGCTGTCAGAAGCTACTGCACCCTAATGATAGTGTAGCCAAAAGCTTACTGTTTTGGCAATAATTATTGAAATACTTACTGCTTGTGATTGTAGTTTTATGAACAAGAAGGTAATAAACATAATGACAATTGATACTTCTTCAGATTGTGACTTCCTTCTTGTCTGTCATTCtgcgcagcacagtggctcagtggttagcacttctgcctcacagcactggggttataagttcaattcccgacaatggccttatctgtgaggagtttctatgttctccctgtgtttgcgtgggtttcctccgggtgctccagtttcctcccacactccaaaaacatactagtaggttaattggctgctattaaattgaccctagtctgtgtatgtgtatgtatgttagggaatttagactgtaagctcctatggtgcagggactgatgtgagtgagctctctgtgcagcgctgcagaattagtggcgctatataaatagctgatgatgacagGTGTTGCTGCATATAGTCTAATAAACGTTTTATCCAGGCAGTACAAGCCAAAGTATTCATTCAACATTGTATCCGCGGGTCTCACTGTTTCTCTGCAGATCCTCTGTATACATTTGAAACGTTTCCGGCACGAGGTGAT harbors:
- the USP20 gene encoding ubiquitin carboxyl-terminal hydrolase 20 isoform X2; protein product: MSQQTRDRLEDVPPTPHPLKSVPIAVADDGESESDEDDLKPRGLTGMKNIGNSCYMNAALQALSNCPPLTQFFLECGGLVRTDKKPALCKSYQKLISELWHKKRPSYVVPSSLSHGIKLVNPLFRGYAQQDTQEFLRCLMDQLHEELKEPIPSYNQEEDEREEPREIERGTTEDDFLSCESGGEMGDGEGGGGVGSLAEMELLIREEAGRSISEKEKLKERRLSYCHRRTSSEQADEDADVDTAMIPEPDNEAYMHCSSRPCSPHLTDSHPKLSTSPPRSSPLRSAHSYVLKKAQVLSGGKRRSEVKYRSVISDIFDGSILSLVQCLTCDRVSTTIETFQDLSLPIPGKEDLAKLHSTIHQSAVSKPGTCGENYNSQGWLTFLMDYIRRFVVSCIPSWFWGPIVTLEDCLAAFFAADELKGDNMYSCERCKKLRNGVKYCKVLRLPEILCIHLKRFRHEVMYSFKISSHVSFPLEGLNLRPFLAKECVSHITTYDLLAVICHHGTAGSGHYISYCQNVINGQWYEFDDQYVTEVHETVVQNAEAYVLFYRKSSEEAERERQKVVSLAAMKESGLLQFYISREWLNKFNTFAEPGPISNQSFLCCHGGIPPNKYHYIDDLVVILPQNVWEYLYNRFGGGPAVNHLYVCSICQVEIEALAKRRKTEIDTFIKLNKAFQAEESPNIIYCISMQWFREWEAFVKGKDNDPPGPIDNSKVALTKSGGHVQPKQGADYGQISEETWNYLFSLYGGGPEVAIRQTVAQPQEVESLHGEQKIEAETRAG